TGACCCACAGGTCAGCGCGAAGCTCGGCACCGGGCATGGGATGACCTCCCTCGGGTGGGGGCAATGGGCAGCGAGCCGATCAGGCCGTCATTTCCGCGGCATCGTCGGTCGCCGGCGGTAGCTCGGTTGCGGGACGGACATCCCCCGCTCCCGCACCGCGACGGATCTCCCGCAACGAAAAACGGCGGGCCTGGAGTTTGCGGACCAGGAATTCACAGGCGCGGCGGGGTTCGGTGTGCTCGCCGCAAGTGAAGACATCCGCCGCGGCGTAGCCCGTTTCGGGCCACGTGTGGACCGAAATATGGGACTCGGCGAGCAAGGCCAGGGCGGTAACCCCCTGGGGGTCGAAGACGTGCTGCACTTCTTCGAGCAGGGTGGAGCGGGCCGCCACAGCGGCCTGACGCACCGCCTCGCGAACGAAGGCGGGGTCGTTGAGCAGCCCCTCCGGGCAGTCGTACATCTCCAAGACGCAGTGTGAACCGATGGAAGCCAACGTTGGATTCCCTCCGGGACAGCGGCCGCGGGGCGCTCCCGGGAGAAAGTCGAGGCGGCCGACAGCAGGGCAGCCCCGGCGGCTGGAAAGAGCAGCGACAGGCAGCGGCTCTTTATAGGGGAACACCGCGAGGGCCGCAAGTCCTTGCCGAAAAAGAGACTCTCGCGGTCGTTGGCGGTAGATGGGCCGGGCGCCCGGAGAGAGTTCCGGGCCGGGAGGTAGTGGTTTGGAACGGAGAATCCGCATCGTCTCGCTGGTGGCCGTGATGGTCGTCCTCTTCTCGCCGCCGCCGGGCCCGCGCTGCGCCCCGTGCTGCTGGATGCTGCGGGTCGATCCGCCTCCGGCGGGCGCATCGCTTTGCATGCTGCGGTCTTTAGGGCTCTGGCCGGTGGTCCGGGTGATCCCCTCCGGGGGAGGACTCAGCCGTCGTTGAGGGCGGCGCCGGGCGGGGGAGGGCTGCTGCTGGTGGCCTTCGACTCCGGCACGGCCCCGGTCCGTGTGCGGGAGATCCTCCGCCGTCACGGCGGAAAGTGGCTGGGCCACGTTCCCGACGCGGCAGCGCGGGCCAGGGTGGACGCAGCCGCCGTCGGGGGTCTGGCAGCCGAGCCTGCTGTCAGGTGGGTCGGCCCCTCCCACCCCTTCTACAAGCTCTCCCGGGCCCTGCCCCTGCCGGTGCTGCCGGCTGCGGGCGTCTGCGCCTGCGCGTCGACGCCTCGGCCCAGGCGCTGGCCCTGCTGCGGGCGCCGGAGGTGATCTTCGTCGAGCCGAGTTTCCAGCCCCGCCTGCTGAACAACTCCTCCCGGGGTATCTGCCAGTCGGGCACGCCGGGGGCGGACTCGCTCCACGACCGGGGGATCGTCGGCGGCGGCCAGGTGGTGGCGGTGATGGGCTCGGGCCTGGACACGGCCCATTACTGCTTTTCCGGGGTGGGGAAGGTGCCGGACAGTCGGGCCTGGGTCGGTGGCACCCTGGGGGCGGATGGCTCCGGGGACCACGGCACCCAC
The sequence above is drawn from the Acidobacteriota bacterium genome and encodes:
- the speD gene encoding adenosylmethionine decarboxylase, which gives rise to MASIGSHCVLEMYDCPEGLLNDPAFVREAVRQAAVAARSTLLEEVQHVFDPQGVTALALLAESHISVHTWPETGYAAADVFTCGEHTEPRRACEFLVRKLQARRFSLREIRRGAGAGDVRPATELPPATDDAAEMTA